One window of Myripristis murdjan chromosome 8, fMyrMur1.1, whole genome shotgun sequence genomic DNA carries:
- the copz2 gene encoding coatomer subunit zeta-2 isoform X2: MDSTSLEPSLYTVKAVFILDNDGNRLLSKYYDPELYPSMKEQKNFERNVFNKTHKADNEIAFLEGMTIVYKSSIDLFFYVVGSAQENELMLMSVLNCLFDSLSQILRKNVERRCLLDNMDGVFLVVDEIIDGGVILESDPQQVLQKVNYRADENPLSEQSVAQVLQSAKEQIKWSILK; the protein is encoded by the exons ATGGACTCCACGTCTCTG gagcCGTCCCTCTACACGGTGAAAGCCGTCTTCATCCTCGACAACGATGGAAACAGACTTCTGTCAAAG TACTACGACCCGGAGCTGTACCCCAGCATGAAGGAGCAGAAGAACTTCGAGAGGAACGTCTTCAACAAGACGCACAAAGCCGACA atgAGATTGCGTTCCTGGAGGGGATGACCATCGTCTATAAGAGCAGTATTGATCTGTTCTTCTACGTGGTCGGCAGCGCCCAGGAGAACGAG ctgatgTTGATGTCGGTGTTGAACTGCCTGTTTGACTCTCTCAGCCAGATCCTCAg GAAAAACGTGGAGCGGCGGTGTTTACTGGACAACATGGACGGAGTTTTTCTGGTGGTCGACGAAATCATCGATGGAGG GGTGATCCTGGAGAGCGACCCCCAGCAGGTCCTGCAGAAGGTCAACTACCGG GCGGATGAGAACCCATTATCTGAACAGAGTGTGGcccag GTGCTGCAGTCCGCCAAGGAGCAGATCAAGTGGTCGATCCTGAAGTGA
- the copz2 gene encoding coatomer subunit zeta-2 isoform X1 has protein sequence MDSTSLEPSLYTVKAVFILDNDGNRLLSKYYDPELYPSMKEQKNFERNVFNKTHKADNEIAFLEGMTIVYKSSIDLFFYVVGSAQENELMLMSVLNCLFDSLSQILRKNVERRCLLDNMDGVFLVVDEIIDGGVILESDPQQVLQKVNYRADENPLSEQSVAQHITEKLALTTNVLQSAKEQIKWSILK, from the exons ATGGACTCCACGTCTCTG gagcCGTCCCTCTACACGGTGAAAGCCGTCTTCATCCTCGACAACGATGGAAACAGACTTCTGTCAAAG TACTACGACCCGGAGCTGTACCCCAGCATGAAGGAGCAGAAGAACTTCGAGAGGAACGTCTTCAACAAGACGCACAAAGCCGACA atgAGATTGCGTTCCTGGAGGGGATGACCATCGTCTATAAGAGCAGTATTGATCTGTTCTTCTACGTGGTCGGCAGCGCCCAGGAGAACGAG ctgatgTTGATGTCGGTGTTGAACTGCCTGTTTGACTCTCTCAGCCAGATCCTCAg GAAAAACGTGGAGCGGCGGTGTTTACTGGACAACATGGACGGAGTTTTTCTGGTGGTCGACGAAATCATCGATGGAGG GGTGATCCTGGAGAGCGACCCCCAGCAGGTCCTGCAGAAGGTCAACTACCGG GCGGATGAGAACCCATTATCTGAACAGAGTGTGGcccag CACATAACAGAGAAACTGGCTCTGACCACTAAC GTGCTGCAGTCCGCCAAGGAGCAGATCAAGTGGTCGATCCTGAAGTGA